In the Sulfurovum xiamenensis genome, TTCATATCCCATTTCTTTTGCAGTATTTTCACTGTACCCGGCACGTATTGCAGCCTGTGTAGCATTTAGATCAATAAGGTACTCTTCACAGAATCTTTTCTGCTTTTGTGTAAGCTTACTCATCGTCATCATCCTCACTCAATTCAGAAAATTCAATCGTACCGTGAAGAACTCTTGTTTTAAGCATTTCAACTGCACCTAAAAGCTCAAATGAACTTATGTTGTCATTGATACCATATGCCGACTTTGTATCACCGTTATGATCTACCCATACGATAGCCAGTCCGCCTACTTTACCACGCATAATGTCGCATGATGCCTCAGAGAGAGTTTTTTGAATCTTTTCTATGCTCACTTGAACCTCCTTTTGTATTTAGTAAGTTCTTTTTCAATGGTATAGCACCTTGTGCAGGTGTTTCTACCAACCAAAGGTATTTTGGCACCACACCTAGTACAGTCTTTTTTCTCTGTCTTGAAGTAGTACTTTTTTCTTTCAGTCTTATTCTTCTGTTTTAACTCACAATCTTCAGAACACTGATGGCTTCTGTTTCTTTCTAGCCAGTCATATGGCTTTCCGCACACATTACAGTTCCTGGGCTTCTTATTCTTTTCGCACCATAGATCGTTCGCGTGTTTCTGCCTATGAGGAATACAGCAGTATTTGTAATTTGTTGGTAAATGCTCTATACTCTTTCCACACTCGCTGTATCCACATGTTCTCATTATCCCTCCTTGTGAGATTTTATAAACTCTATTGCCTCTTCACGCCCATAGCACACCATCCCTTCTGCGTACTCGAACCCGTTTACTTTTGTTAAGAAATCATACTGCTCTTTACTCACCTTTGTATGGGAGATAGACCTTTGACCGCTTTTTAGTATCTTTGGCCTGCGTTTCATCTCAATGAAGAGTATTTTGTTTGGGAGCATGACTATGAGGTCTGATACTCCCTTTCGTTTACCGACCGCTTTTGCTTTCTGTTCAGCGATCATTGCATACTTTCTGTTTTGCTTATGGGTATTATTCTCATTGACCGGTGCAAAGTGCATTATACGGTTTATGGTTAGCCACTGGACCAATGCATGCTGTTCTTCGTATTCTATGGGTATATGTTTAGTCATAACATGAACCTTATCTCTCTAAGTGCTTTTTGCATTTCATATAGATCCTTTTGTTTTAGTGCGAACTTCACTTTTTTGTCTATATTGCTAAGAATCTCTTTCGCCTCTTCCAAAAGCTCTTTATTGGTTTTCTTTTTTGCTTTTTCTGCAGCTGTTTTTGTCATTCTCATTTCATATCCTAAAAAGGAATATCATCTTCACTATTGATACCTGTGCCCTCATATTCAACCGGAATTCCATTGTGAGTGGTTGGTCCTGCATAGCTGCTTTCAGGTTCATTGCTTTGACTTTGATTACTCTTTGTGAAATTATCATTGCTCCAGAGTATGTTGTATAAGATCGGTTGAACAGGCATACCTTCAGATGGTGTATATTTGACTATAGCAATGTATATTTTTCCGTTTTGGAACAATGGACTTTCAAGGTACCCACTCATATATTCATTACCTTTCTCTGACTTCTTCATCCAAAGAGACCCTATCTTTACACGGTCAAAGCTTTCACCTTTTCTGTTTGGACTCCAGTATACATTGTAATCTGGACTGTTACTTTCTTTTTTATCTTTCACCTTTGACATGGTTGCACTGAAGCTTCCGATAGGTATCCTTACGGATAACTCAAGCCATTTAACCATTTGGTTGTTGATCTCTTCTTCTTTTTGTCTTACGAATCCTATAGTCATCCATGCTCTCCTTATGATACTTTTTCAAAATTTTCTAAATTAACCTCATTCAGTTTCAATGTCTGAATGATTCTGCCTTGACTGTCCTCAACACAAATGCGTGTCACACCACAAATGTTTTTGATGATTCCTTTCATTCCGCCTTTGTTTTTGATCGTGTCACCGATTTTAATCAAATTTCCTAGTCTATCTGTCATATTTTTCTCCTTATAATTTTTCCTATTACTGATGGTTTGAATGGTTTTGGTTTGAATATGTTTAGTATCTTCATGCTGTTTCTCCTATAAAATCAAATAGACCACCCTGCTTATATTTAACGGTATCCATAGCAACATCAAGAATATATTTTCCAACCTCAGGATTAACCATATTCCTCAATATCTGTCTCTTGTTTGATATGTCATACTTGTCCAGGCTTACCCCATATACAGATCCTGAT is a window encoding:
- a CDS encoding VRR-NUC domain-containing protein, yielding MTKHIPIEYEEQHALVQWLTINRIMHFAPVNENNTHKQNRKYAMIAEQKAKAVGKRKGVSDLIVMLPNKILFIEMKRRPKILKSGQRSISHTKVSKEQYDFLTKVNGFEYAEGMVCYGREEAIEFIKSHKEG
- a CDS encoding DUF736 family protein, which codes for MTIGFVRQKEEEINNQMVKWLELSVRIPIGSFSATMSKVKDKKESNSPDYNVYWSPNRKGESFDRVKIGSLWMKKSEKGNEYMSGYLESPLFQNGKIYIAIVKYTPSEGMPVQPILYNILWSNDNFTKSNQSQSNEPESSYAGPTTHNGIPVEYEGTGINSEDDIPF